The following coding sequences are from one SAR116 cluster alpha proteobacterium HIMB100 window:
- a CDS encoding molybdenum cofactor biosynthesis protein B (PFAM: Probable molybdopterin binding domain~TIGRFAM: molybdenum cofactor biosynthesis protein B, proteobacterial; molybdenum cofactor synthesis domain): MAKIDETRPFIAVRIAVLTVSDTRSLDDDKSGDLLVSRLTQADHILADRAICTDDIETITTQLNSFIADPEIDCVISTGGTGVTGRDVTPEAFRAVFEKEIEGFGEMFRFLSFQKIGTSTLQSRAVAGVAGGTYLFALPGSPSACRDAWDDLLAHQLDYRHRPCNFVEIMPRLRESGVAGRSSGK, translated from the coding sequence ATGGCAAAAATAGATGAAACAAGGCCGTTTATTGCGGTCAGAATCGCTGTTTTGACTGTTTCTGATACACGCAGTCTCGATGATGATAAATCTGGCGATCTTCTGGTCAGCCGGTTGACCCAGGCTGATCATATTCTGGCGGATCGCGCCATCTGTACAGATGATATAGAGACCATTACCACTCAGCTGAACAGCTTCATTGCTGACCCAGAAATCGATTGTGTGATTTCAACCGGCGGAACAGGCGTCACCGGACGGGATGTCACCCCTGAGGCCTTCAGAGCTGTCTTCGAAAAAGAAATCGAAGGCTTTGGGGAAATGTTCAGATTTCTGTCATTCCAGAAAATCGGCACATCCACTTTACAAAGCCGTGCGGTGGCGGGTGTTGCTGGCGGGACATATTTGTTCGCTTTACCAGGATCGCCATCCGCCTGCCGGGACGCCTGGGATGATTTGTTGGCCCATCAGCTGGATTATCGCCACAGACCCTGCAATTTCGTCGAAATTATGCCGCGTTTACGGGAATCTGGTGTGGCGGGACGTTCGTCAGGCAAATAA
- a CDS encoding soluble lytic murein transglycosylase-like protein (PFAM: Transglycosylase SLT domain), protein MRNRVSFVIAVLCGFFVLKLSAVQADALPRPLSDKDADTYRQIFALQEDGEIKAAAKLIKILDSDLLVGHVLSQKYLHPTAWRSSFKELSSWLASYNDHPAASRIKWLSDRRKPKKAKAAKAPKPGYLNGVGLSRPQSYRASIPESWKGRSAPKRTASIAREIRRAIRRGHPSGALKMINNQSNLRYLTATEEAHLRGEIAHAYFIFGVDDKAVRTARQAIAKDTEEAFMGYWAGGLAAWRGERYELAGSFFRTLADLKDVPDVLRAGASFWAHRASMLSGAPAEATRYLSIAAQYPETFYGVMAIKASGQRYEIDFTLPEISPDFMSWLAAQKGGQRALALLQVGNWTRAARELRYLVEEMPLVFKRDLISFATQHHMPGLAFRLADLHQRESGERIYAALYPMLSDATDYVVDEALVLAIIRKESGFYPLARSRARAAGLMQLMPATAAFISQDRRYRRSHRHKLHNPVLNLALGQKYIGHLMTEPHIKGDLVRMLAAYNGGPGNLNKWLRKLDHRNDPFLLIESIPARETRNYVKGVISYLFIYRNQLGQPMPSLLDLVSGQAQDKRLASSR, encoded by the coding sequence ATGCGAAACAGAGTTTCATTTGTCATTGCTGTGCTGTGCGGCTTTTTTGTTCTGAAGCTGTCAGCGGTTCAGGCTGATGCGTTACCGCGGCCTCTGTCTGACAAAGATGCCGATACATATCGGCAGATTTTTGCCCTTCAAGAAGATGGAGAGATTAAAGCAGCGGCAAAGCTGATTAAAATCCTCGACAGTGATTTGTTGGTGGGTCATGTGCTGTCACAGAAATATCTGCATCCGACAGCCTGGCGATCAAGTTTCAAAGAATTATCAAGCTGGTTAGCCAGCTATAATGATCATCCAGCTGCCAGCCGCATCAAATGGTTGTCCGACAGACGCAAACCCAAAAAGGCAAAAGCAGCCAAAGCGCCGAAACCAGGCTATCTGAATGGAGTGGGCCTGTCCCGGCCACAAAGTTATCGGGCCTCCATACCGGAAAGCTGGAAAGGCCGGTCTGCTCCGAAGCGCACAGCCTCTATTGCGAGAGAGATCCGGCGCGCCATTCGCCGCGGTCATCCGTCCGGCGCACTGAAGATGATCAATAATCAATCAAATTTGCGCTATCTGACCGCAACAGAGGAAGCACATTTACGCGGCGAGATCGCCCATGCCTATTTTATTTTTGGCGTAGATGATAAGGCTGTGCGCACCGCCCGTCAGGCTATCGCCAAAGACACAGAAGAAGCGTTTATGGGCTATTGGGCAGGTGGCCTGGCGGCCTGGCGTGGTGAGCGATATGAACTGGCAGGCAGCTTTTTCAGGACTCTTGCTGATCTCAAAGATGTGCCTGATGTGTTGCGTGCAGGAGCCAGCTTTTGGGCCCATCGCGCATCTATGCTGTCTGGTGCGCCAGCCGAAGCAACAAGATATTTGAGCATTGCTGCACAATATCCCGAAACATTTTACGGGGTGATGGCGATCAAGGCCTCTGGGCAGCGTTATGAGATTGATTTTACCCTACCTGAAATCAGCCCAGATTTTATGAGCTGGCTTGCTGCGCAAAAGGGTGGCCAGCGGGCCTTGGCGCTGCTTCAGGTTGGTAATTGGACACGGGCAGCGCGGGAGTTGCGCTATTTGGTCGAAGAAATGCCGCTTGTCTTTAAACGTGATTTAATTTCTTTTGCAACTCAGCATCATATGCCTGGATTAGCATTCAGACTGGCTGACTTGCATCAAAGGGAATCTGGTGAGCGGATTTATGCTGCTCTTTATCCAATGTTATCAGATGCTACAGATTATGTTGTTGATGAAGCGCTGGTATTGGCGATTATCCGCAAAGAATCTGGCTTTTATCCGTTGGCGCGCAGTCGGGCCCGCGCCGCTGGTCTGATGCAATTGATGCCGGCAACAGCAGCGTTTATCTCACAAGACAGGCGCTACCGACGCAGCCACAGACATAAATTGCATAATCCTGTGTTGAATCTGGCTTTGGGGCAGAAATATATTGGTCATCTGATGACAGAGCCGCATATAAAAGGCGATTTGGTGCGTATGCTGGCGGCATATAATGGTGGTCCTGGGAATCTGAATAAATGGTTACGCAAGCTTGACCACAGAAATGATCCGTTCTTGCTGATTGAATCTATTCCGGCACGTGAAACACGGAATTATGTAAAAGGAGTGATCAGCTATTTATTCATTTACAGAAATCAACTGGGCCAGCCGATGCCGTCATTGCTGGATTTGGTTTCTGGCCAGGCCCAGGATAAACGACTGGCGTCATCTCGCTAG
- a CDS encoding uracil-DNA glycosylase, family 4 (PFAM: Uracil DNA glycosylase superfamily~TIGRFAM: uracil-DNA glycosylase, family 4), which translates to MTASYVTDFELASALRWQMEMGVDTALIDTPAAVQTNQPTGLIDAKITQPSAPIEQTKAAGSVLAAPLVPAATDLAMRSPDLSALHSLTDLKQALEAFDGCALKKTASNLVFSDGNPEAPVMIIGEAPGGDEDRMGLPFVGAAGQLLDKMLAAIGFDRQHVYITNILPWRPPGNRTPSSEEVALLWPFLRRHIQLKAPQVIFALGGSSAKLLLNTTTGILKLRGQTQEVDFGDAGHPMMIPVLPSLHPAYLLRAPLMKRQAFADLLTLKGMSRG; encoded by the coding sequence ATGACAGCGTCCTATGTGACAGATTTTGAGCTGGCTTCGGCTTTGCGGTGGCAGATGGAAATGGGGGTTGATACAGCTCTTATTGACACGCCTGCGGCTGTCCAGACTAACCAACCCACCGGTTTGATAGATGCAAAAATAACCCAGCCATCTGCCCCTATTGAGCAGACCAAAGCTGCTGGGTCAGTGCTGGCTGCGCCTTTAGTACCTGCTGCAACTGATTTGGCGATGCGCTCACCTGATTTATCTGCTTTGCATTCGCTGACTGATTTAAAACAGGCACTGGAAGCATTTGACGGATGCGCGTTAAAAAAGACCGCCAGCAATTTGGTGTTTTCTGATGGTAACCCAGAAGCCCCGGTGATGATTATTGGTGAGGCTCCGGGCGGTGATGAAGATCGGATGGGTTTGCCCTTTGTGGGTGCAGCTGGGCAGTTGCTGGACAAAATGTTGGCTGCGATCGGCTTTGACCGCCAGCACGTATATATCACGAATATTCTGCCCTGGCGTCCGCCTGGAAACAGGACCCCCTCTTCAGAAGAAGTGGCTTTGCTGTGGCCATTTTTGCGGCGGCATATTCAACTGAAAGCACCACAGGTCATTTTTGCCCTCGGCGGCAGTTCAGCCAAGCTGCTTTTGAACACGACAACAGGCATTTTGAAATTGAGAGGGCAGACGCAGGAAGTCGATTTTGGGGATGCAGGACATCCGATGATGATCCCTGTGCTGCCCAGCTTGCATCCGGCTTATTTGTTGCGCGCCCCTTTGATGAAGCGACAGGCATTTGCTGATTTGTTAACGCTTAAAGGCATGAGCAGAGGATAA
- a CDS encoding flavin-dependent dehydrogenase (PFAM: Electron transfer flavoprotein-ubiquinone oxidoreductase; Thi4 family) — MERESMEFDVLIVGGGPSGLSAAIKMKQLASDAGQDLSVCLIEKGSEVGAHILSGAVLEPRALNELIPDWQEKGAPLDTAVTNDKFMFLTESGQMRLPTPPQMNNHGNYIISLGNFCRWLGEQAEAMGVEVYPGFAAAEVLFNDDGSVRGVAVGDMGIGKDGEPTDAFMPGMDLLAKQTIFAEGCRGHLTKGLFDTFNLREGKDPQTFAIGIKELWDIEPEKSKPGTVWHSVGWPLSTDTYGGSFLYHLNGNQVAVGYVVGLDYSNPHLSPFEEFQRFKTHPAVRSVFEGGRRVSYGARALNEGGFQSIPKLTFPGGCLVGCTAGFLNVPKIKGTHTAMKSGMLAAEAVFDLLNDEAATATEPVEYAAKIESSWLWSELYKVRNIRPAFAKGLWMGMGYAALDTYLLRGRAPWTFHHHADHTCLKPAAEAPKIEYPKPDNVVSFDRNSSVYLSGTNHEENQPVHLTLKDTSVPIEHNLALYDSPEQRYCPAGVYEIVRNDDGSDPRLQINAQNCVHCKTCDIKDPTQNIRWVTPEGGGGPNYPNM, encoded by the coding sequence ATGGAACGGGAATCAATGGAATTTGATGTGCTGATTGTTGGGGGTGGCCCATCAGGCTTATCAGCGGCAATCAAAATGAAACAGCTGGCCTCAGATGCCGGACAGGATTTGTCTGTCTGTCTGATTGAAAAAGGCAGTGAAGTTGGTGCACATATTTTATCCGGGGCCGTGCTTGAGCCACGTGCTCTGAACGAATTGATCCCGGATTGGCAGGAAAAAGGCGCGCCGCTTGATACAGCTGTCACGAACGACAAATTCATGTTCCTGACCGAATCCGGCCAGATGCGCCTGCCGACCCCACCACAGATGAATAATCATGGCAATTATATTATCTCATTAGGTAATTTTTGCCGTTGGCTGGGTGAGCAGGCTGAAGCTATGGGGGTTGAGGTCTATCCTGGTTTTGCTGCGGCTGAGGTTCTGTTCAATGATGATGGCAGCGTCAGAGGCGTGGCAGTTGGTGATATGGGCATTGGCAAGGACGGCGAGCCTACAGATGCTTTTATGCCCGGCATGGACCTTTTGGCCAAACAAACAATTTTCGCCGAAGGTTGCCGTGGGCATCTGACCAAAGGCCTGTTTGATACCTTTAATTTGCGTGAAGGCAAAGACCCGCAAACATTCGCAATCGGCATTAAAGAGCTGTGGGATATTGAGCCTGAAAAATCAAAGCCAGGAACAGTCTGGCATTCTGTTGGCTGGCCTTTGTCTACAGATACTTATGGCGGCTCATTTCTGTATCACCTGAATGGCAACCAGGTCGCGGTTGGTTACGTTGTCGGGCTGGATTACAGCAATCCGCATCTGTCTCCTTTTGAAGAATTTCAGAGATTCAAAACACATCCAGCAGTACGGTCTGTGTTTGAAGGTGGACGTCGCGTATCCTATGGTGCACGGGCGTTGAATGAAGGCGGCTTCCAATCTATACCCAAGCTGACCTTCCCTGGGGGGTGTCTGGTAGGCTGTACAGCCGGATTTTTGAATGTGCCTAAGATTAAAGGCACACATACCGCCATGAAGTCAGGCATGCTGGCTGCCGAAGCTGTTTTTGATCTGCTCAATGATGAAGCGGCAACAGCAACAGAACCTGTAGAATACGCAGCGAAAATCGAATCCTCATGGCTGTGGTCTGAACTATATAAGGTCCGTAATATCCGACCAGCCTTTGCCAAAGGCCTGTGGATGGGTATGGGATATGCGGCGCTTGATACTTATCTGCTGCGCGGACGTGCCCCGTGGACCTTCCATCATCATGCTGATCACACCTGTCTTAAACCTGCAGCAGAGGCCCCGAAAATTGAATATCCAAAGCCTGATAATGTGGTCAGCTTCGATCGTAATTCTTCGGTTTATCTGTCAGGCACAAATCATGAGGAAAATCAGCCTGTACACCTGACCTTAAAAGATACATCCGTGCCGATTGAGCATAATCTGGCGCTTTATGACAGCCCTGAGCAACGCTATTGTCCAGCCGGTGTTTACGAGATTGTGCGTAATGATGACGGAAGTGATCCGCGTCTGCAAATCAATGCGCAAAATTGTGTTCACTGCAAAACCTGTGATATCAAAGACCCAACGCAAAATATCAGATGGGTCACGCCAGAAGGCGGTGGTGGCCCGAATTACCCCAATATGTAA
- a CDS encoding tetratricopeptide repeat protein (PFAM: Tetratricopeptide repeat), with translation MIAGVLAGCNHGPVPTKDLLAPASGEPELVAAAQPSQSGQFLAARQALYNQDVATAGLFFDGALPEETGNLMLLEQSFLSHYQSGNLDRAADVAVKLEQLGSQLGLSVEPALAAAVAAEDWQAVIALSENMAQTDQGYILSAGLRSWAYLGLKEPETALQEQQRLADFITDSQTEIPGELMLLQRAYLAEMSGHTQEAVLVYQQASEQDHRSSYFTLAVASGLWRLGQTEAALANLATYADNDVNVERLGPMFSAGQIHSAQAPQLAQMIARFIFEFSWFARLPGSQALVLPRLHLALSIWPELDMAHLILAQTFSDGPDYERASYHLDQLDTTSPYFVQAVMLRMQLAHRTDNVSAAFAIMNKALDQLAKTSPASDLAHDQAALYRYAGSLARRAEIYSLAVDYFERALRFGPETNFIYRNLGISFEQLGQTKAAEDAFLKALALNPDDATTLNYIGYWWADENRRLNEALSFIKRAVELRPSSGYFADSLGWVYFRLGKYDEAVNWLEKAIQLAPTDPLISDHLGDAYWQVGRRLEAHYKWQQALDMGIDDEFTDQIEEKIANGLD, from the coding sequence ATGATTGCCGGCGTATTGGCGGGCTGTAACCATGGGCCTGTGCCAACAAAAGATCTGTTGGCGCCCGCTTCTGGTGAACCGGAGCTTGTAGCCGCGGCCCAGCCTTCACAATCAGGCCAGTTCCTTGCTGCACGACAGGCTCTGTATAATCAGGATGTCGCTACGGCCGGGCTGTTTTTTGATGGTGCCCTGCCAGAAGAGACCGGAAACCTGATGCTTCTGGAGCAAAGCTTTCTCAGCCATTATCAGAGCGGAAATCTGGACAGGGCTGCAGATGTGGCCGTAAAGTTAGAGCAGTTAGGCAGCCAGCTTGGCCTGTCTGTTGAACCAGCTCTGGCAGCGGCGGTTGCTGCAGAAGACTGGCAAGCGGTGATCGCTTTGTCCGAAAATATGGCACAGACCGATCAGGGCTATATTCTGTCTGCCGGATTGCGAAGCTGGGCCTATCTGGGCCTGAAAGAGCCAGAAACAGCCCTTCAGGAACAACAACGGCTCGCCGATTTCATCACAGATTCACAAACAGAAATTCCTGGTGAGCTTATGCTTTTACAAAGAGCCTATCTCGCCGAGATGAGCGGACACACACAAGAAGCTGTTTTGGTCTACCAACAGGCTAGCGAGCAGGACCACCGGTCCAGCTATTTTACCTTAGCCGTCGCCTCAGGTTTGTGGCGACTGGGCCAAACTGAAGCCGCCCTCGCAAATCTGGCAACCTATGCAGATAATGATGTGAATGTTGAACGGCTGGGGCCTATGTTTAGCGCCGGTCAAATACACTCAGCACAAGCACCGCAGCTGGCGCAGATGATCGCGCGCTTCATTTTTGAATTCAGCTGGTTCGCGCGGCTACCCGGCAGTCAAGCATTGGTTTTGCCACGCCTTCATCTGGCGTTATCCATTTGGCCAGAGCTGGATATGGCACATTTAATTTTGGCCCAAACTTTTTCAGATGGGCCGGATTATGAACGGGCGTCATATCATCTCGATCAACTTGACACCACCAGCCCTTATTTCGTTCAGGCTGTCATGTTGAGGATGCAGCTCGCCCATCGAACAGACAATGTCAGCGCTGCCTTTGCGATTATGAATAAAGCGCTAGATCAGCTTGCAAAAACCAGTCCGGCGTCTGATTTAGCGCATGATCAGGCTGCGTTGTATCGTTATGCAGGAAGCCTGGCCAGGCGAGCAGAAATATATTCGCTTGCCGTAGATTATTTTGAGCGTGCCCTGAGATTCGGGCCGGAGACGAATTTCATCTATCGCAATCTTGGCATCAGCTTTGAGCAGCTTGGCCAGACTAAGGCCGCCGAAGACGCGTTCTTGAAAGCTCTTGCGCTTAACCCTGATGATGCCACCACACTGAACTATATCGGCTATTGGTGGGCGGATGAAAACAGGCGCCTGAATGAAGCTCTGTCTTTTATTAAGCGGGCCGTTGAATTGCGGCCATCTTCCGGTTATTTTGCTGATTCACTCGGCTGGGTTTATTTCCGGTTGGGTAAATATGATGAGGCCGTGAACTGGCTTGAAAAAGCAATTCAGCTAGCACCCACCGATCCGCTCATTTCTGATCATTTGGGTGACGCCTATTGGCAGGTCGGACGCCGCCTTGAAGCCCATTATAAATGGCAACAGGCATTGGATATGGGCATTGATGATGAGTTTACAGACCAGATCGAAGAAAAGATAGCAAATGGACTGGACTAG
- a CDS encoding 4-diphosphocytidyl-2C-methyl-D-erythritol kinase (PFAM: GHMP kinases N terminal domain~TIGRFAM: 4-diphosphocytidyl-2C-methyl-D-erythritol kinase), protein MDWTSSAPAKINLCLNITGRRPDGYHNLVSLAAFTEFGDHLTLSDEAKEGLTLTGPFASDLRSTRTDNLLLKAKAEILSAGFCLPEHHIYLDKHIPVSSGLGGGSSDVAAYFRCIAEMMVLEQSDRDKLFALAGKIGADVPVCLHPGYQLMTGTGTDVEPIAVEDELIYCVLSNPGIGVSTQAIFSALTIPADGSEVPDSQMSPPVKVADIVARGNDLYGPAAQSCPEISVLLAQMKTFSASGSYIGQAMSGSGASCFALTYSQQAADDLTEQLTSAGYWAKSTCLISS, encoded by the coding sequence ATGGACTGGACTAGCTCTGCCCCAGCAAAGATTAATCTGTGTCTGAATATCACCGGCCGCCGACCAGATGGGTATCATAATCTGGTTTCGTTAGCGGCATTCACAGAATTTGGTGATCATCTTACCCTGTCAGATGAGGCAAAGGAGGGGCTGACCCTAACAGGGCCATTTGCTTCTGATCTGCGCAGTACCAGAACAGATAATCTGCTGTTAAAAGCAAAAGCTGAAATCCTGTCTGCCGGATTTTGCCTCCCTGAACATCACATTTATCTGGATAAACACATTCCTGTCAGCAGCGGCTTAGGAGGGGGGTCAAGTGATGTTGCGGCCTATTTTCGCTGTATTGCAGAAATGATGGTGTTGGAACAATCAGACCGGGACAAGCTATTTGCCTTAGCTGGAAAAATTGGTGCAGATGTGCCGGTTTGTCTTCATCCCGGTTATCAGCTGATGACCGGAACCGGAACAGATGTAGAGCCAATAGCCGTAGAAGATGAGCTAATCTATTGTGTGCTCAGCAACCCCGGCATAGGCGTTTCCACACAAGCCATATTTTCTGCATTGACTATACCGGCTGATGGTTCAGAAGTACCAGACAGCCAAATGTCGCCGCCAGTGAAAGTGGCGGATATAGTGGCACGCGGAAATGACTTATACGGACCAGCAGCTCAATCTTGCCCTGAAATCAGTGTATTGCTGGCACAAATGAAAACATTTTCAGCATCAGGTTCATATATTGGGCAGGCGATGTCCGGAAGTGGGGCGAGTTGTTTTGCACTTACTTACTCACAACAAGCCGCAGATGACCTTACAGAGCAACTTACATCAGCAGGGTATTGGGCAAAATCAACATGTTTGATTTCCAGCTGA
- a CDS encoding CBS-domain-containing membrane protein (PFAM: CBS domain), with protein sequence MTPFISKILSRDCITVQHDETLRSVATTLKNNKIGAVPVLDGSGALVGILSERDLVQSLPQKIDLDTHLAADLMTTDLIVTSPEVSSSDLMKLMTDHKIRHIPIISEDGFLGIVSIGDVVKRLLEKLEQETEQLRMFINS encoded by the coding sequence ATGACGCCGTTCATTTCCAAAATACTGTCTCGTGATTGTATTACCGTCCAACATGACGAAACTTTGCGGAGCGTGGCAACGACGCTCAAAAACAATAAAATAGGTGCGGTACCCGTGTTGGACGGATCTGGCGCTCTTGTCGGGATTTTATCTGAAAGAGACCTTGTGCAGTCTCTTCCTCAGAAAATCGATCTGGATACTCATTTAGCTGCAGATTTGATGACAACAGACCTCATTGTCACTTCACCTGAGGTCAGTTCATCAGATTTAATGAAACTGATGACAGACCATAAGATACGCCATATTCCCATTATCAGCGAAGACGGATTTCTCGGCATTGTATCGATCGGTGATGTTGTCAAACGCCTGCTGGAAAAATTAGAGCAAGAAACAGAGCAATTAAGGATGTTTATTAATTCCTGA
- a CDS encoding response regulator with CheY-like receiver domain and winged-helix DNA-binding domain (PFAM: Response regulator receiver domain; Transcriptional regulatory protein, C terminal), with protein MDAENLLISSRILIIDDDDYLRKVLISQLKHEGVRGLEEAAKTSEAFDKADQFKPDLILLDIQLPDGNGFDICKKLRETGFEKPIIMLTGQQDETDIIKGLDTGANDYIAKPMRFGELLARIRAQLRQYKSSDDIRFTTQDIEFQPANKSLTALDSQRVVVLTEKETMILKKLFRIWPAATSKDVLLSEVWGYQNMVATHTLETHIYRLRQKIARLTDIPIVETTQEGYRLVKPDTQN; from the coding sequence ATGGATGCTGAAAATTTGCTGATTTCATCTCGGATTCTTATCATCGATGATGATGATTATCTGCGCAAGGTTCTGATCAGCCAGTTGAAACATGAAGGTGTTCGGGGTCTTGAAGAAGCCGCAAAGACAAGTGAAGCCTTTGACAAGGCAGACCAGTTCAAACCAGATCTCATCCTGCTGGATATTCAGCTTCCAGACGGGAACGGTTTTGATATTTGCAAAAAGCTCAGAGAAACCGGCTTTGAAAAGCCCATTATCATGCTGACAGGTCAGCAAGATGAAACCGATATTATTAAAGGTCTGGATACTGGCGCGAATGATTATATCGCAAAGCCCATGCGTTTTGGCGAGTTACTGGCACGTATCAGGGCCCAGCTTCGCCAATATAAATCATCTGATGATATCAGATTTACCACCCAAGATATTGAATTTCAGCCCGCCAATAAATCCTTGACCGCTCTTGATAGTCAGCGTGTTGTGGTGCTCACAGAAAAAGAAACAATGATTTTGAAAAAGCTGTTTCGTATCTGGCCTGCGGCAACCTCAAAAGATGTTTTGCTGTCTGAAGTTTGGGGTTATCAGAATATGGTGGCGACACACACGCTGGAAACGCATATTTACCGCCTGCGCCAGAAAATTGCCCGGCTGACGGATATCCCGATCGTTGAAACCACGCAAGAGGGCTACAGGCTGGTTAAGCCAGACACACAAAATTAG